ttaagttttaatattatgCCAGACTAAATGCATATTCATTCATAGcacatctcacacacacacacacacgcacacacacacacgcacacacacacacacacacacacacacacacacacacacacacacacacacacacacacacacacacacacacacacacacacacacacaccagcctTAAGGTTGTCTGCTGAACTAAATTCATATGAAAGcgtttttatttgtatggaaAATAAGTTCAAATTGGATTCTATAGACCTGAATTTTAATATCGGCACCTTCCTATAACGGCCtaagtaattttttattgattttagcaataaatttttttaaaattaccccctttattattttaattaccaAAATCTgatttaggttaaaaaaaagtgaattaggtcaatattttaggaaggtgacattATGCAACGATTAATATGTTGGATTGATTCAGTTATAAAATTGCTGGATGTAATTTTATAACATCCAGCAAGGGtattgtttccattttaatgaaactgaatcaaaatgaatggatatttttaaaatttgattattgccacaaattaaatcaaccaatattttcttatgtgtttcttaaatatttcaccaaTTATTGTGTTGGAGTAAACGTTACAGACTAAAAAACAGTCttaatgtacatattttaatatgtagCTCATTATTGCCGTTCGTTCTCTTATCTAACTGGTTATTTGTCATTTGTACATCAATCCCTCTTAGACTAACATTTAACGTCTGCCGGAATTCATTTCTATAGTGCATTTTGGACCTTTTCACGTCATCCTGAAACGTGGTTCTGATCTGAAGTGATGGCCATCAGATGTGGCAACAACAGGCCTCGCTGGAGCCGAGCTGTGACATAATTTCTGGACAGGCCAGCGCGTTTTGGTTTCTATTAATAAAACACCTTCCCAgtccaacaacaacagagagGGAACAACCTaccgagcagcagcagccgaTGCGTCTGTTTATACTCCCGCTTGAGCTCCCTCAGCGCCCTGTCaatgtttttactgactttCTTCGCCTCCTTCTCGGCCTCCTTTTCCTCCACCAGCAGTTTGTCccaatgtttctgcttttgggTGCTTGTTTTTGGCAGCAGCTGCAAGCGGCGGCTGCGCTCCTTTCCGGATCCCTTGCAGCCGCTGCTgccgcctcctcctccgccGCCGCCCCCGTTTTGTATTAGCACCCCGTCTGTCCCGGCGTCCCCGCGGCGGTGCTCCCTAGCCGGGTCCCCGGAGCGAACCAGGCCTTCGCCGCCGCGTAGCGACGAAGTCTCCCCGCATCCGCCGGTGTCCTCCTGGCGAGTCGCCCCGCCGCGGCTCGGCACGGCGGCAGCGGCGGAGGCGTCCGGAGGCTGGTCCGAGTCCGAGGTAGCGTTGGAGATAGAGCCGCTCAGGTCCCCGAAGAGCCGGGGACGCAAACTGTAGCACAGCCCCATGTTGAAACCAATATTTGTCTGTGAATGTGATTTTTCATAAATCAAAATATCGGGCGGGGATTAAAGAAAATCGCAGATGCGCCACCAAGCACCTAACGAGCCATTGTCACATTGGAGCTCCAGCGGCGCGATCTAAATCCGAATCCGAGGCGAAAATGTGAATGAATTATGCTCCGACATTTGCTATATGTCATCTTGCATTTTCCCCCAGTCAGCCTTCGCTTCGTAGATAGTGGATCACCTGATCCTTCAGTGGACACTGCGGGTCCACCTTACCGTAAGTAACCGAGAGGACGCAGCCTGGGAGGAACGCCGCTGATGTCCGAGTGCGCACGCAGGCCAAATTCTGACTGCGCAGCTATTAGGTGTAATGCAAGAGAAGAAGGTACGTCATGTTACTACAGTATGGCCGTTTCCAGAACGCCCCTAAATGATTCTCATTCCTCACATTTAATGCCTGCCCagtgacagaaaaatgtaaatatttgttctaAAACACCAGATTTATCTCTTTTATAGAAATTCCAGCGAATATTTTGGTCAGATAAAACTCTTAAAGTgtaaattatgatttaaattCCACATTGGCCAagaattgtactcaagtaagttcttcaacatatttttaaatataaagtagcattccaagaaattactaaagtaaaagtctaaaaatatttttgcaaaaattctACTCAAGTACAGAGAAACTGCTTAAATTATCAGTCATTCAATATTTTTATCAGAAGGACCAAAATAGTTAAGttgaaattttggtattttaaggacgaAAATGGCAATAATTCATatcagtaacaaaaaataacaaaatcaggcaaaggaaaataaactaaaatattttcaaatcagtttctttcaataaaaacttatgaaactttaacaaaaactgcaggtgtgtgtctctttctgatgagttgttttttttttttttttagttaaaacatgtttgttcttcattcagtgaagatactcagaaaattcagaaattttactcaagtaagagcagtaatacttcacaataaaagtacAACATAATAAACATACAcctaaaagtacattaaaagaaaagctaCACAAGCAATATACAAACTATGACTAGAGCTTAGTTAAGacaaactaaattaaagaaatttttaGTCAATATACCCTAAATCTTTCTCTTTTAGCGGGTTATAAAGTAGATAAAACTTCCTAAAATAACGGAACACATGCAGGCGTCACAGGAAACCACTAGATGGCGCACTTGTACATCTAGTACGGACCACttgtaattaaataaagattttataaaatgcatttgAGAGTCAAAATACTTATAACTAAGCTGAATGAAACCATGACGGATGTAATTAAGATAATGCAAAAAGTACTAAGCCCAGTTAGACTAAAATATGGACCATATTAAACCAGTCTCATTAACTTTGACTATAAATGATAATCTAACTTTTTTAAGTATAAATAATAACAAGTGAAAGTTTGGCAGTTTTTTccaagaaataatttaatttaatttctgggACTGAATGACACTAAAAGTACCAATAATctatttgtctttaattttttttttccacaaatatcaaaatatcCCAGAGAATAATCTTTttcttcacttaaaaaaataaaaataaaattgtaaaaaataaaaaagaaattgcttttttaaaacattatctaACATTcattagaaacacaaacagatatcacaagcaaataaaaaccaaacaaactttCAAGTGGAAGTGGGTAAAGTAGACAAAAATTGTGCTACGTTTTACCATTTACTTAATTACCACTTAGTTTTTCATTAATAGCTTTTCTATTTTGCCCTCATTTTTCTTAagtaaaaatgctgtttttgttcactTGAGATTAGATTAAAATCACTTTATAATTTGGTAAAGGCAagattattatgactttatacATAAAGTCTCAGGTTtaactaaagtaaaaatttaaattcagtttgtttttatacattttgagtggatttctttttgttatacACCAAAAATCATGGAATGTACaatttttaagcaaaacaaatatcaCATTCCAAGTCACTTTTTACAACAGACTGTAAAACAAAACGATACAGCTGGAAATGTTTCACAATCCATATTCAAAATTTAAATCCAAGTTCAAGATTTGTGCTGCCTCAACTTCAGCATTCCAAAGATGATCTTCGTCAGCATCAGCACgctgaaaacacacattaaaatatttacattatctTGACAAATGTTGGTCTGTGTCCTTCAGTAGAGTACGTTACCTCGCTAAAGTCATCAAACCAGACGGCATGAACTTCCAGGAGTTTACAAATCTCAGTCCCATCACTACAGCCAAAGTTCCCGCTGTGCCTGCATGTACAGACAAACATGATGAGGAGAGGAAAGCTGCCGTCATCACAGCACTACCTTTTGgggaacagagagagaaaactcaCCCAATGAAAGCCAAACATTCCTGGGATTTCTAGACGTCAGATAAACTCCAACCGCAGCCGCCAAGCCGCAGACGATACCGGCGACCAGAGAGGTGATGCTGCCTGTAGGGGtggttgtttttatatatatttatatatattgaaCAGCATCCAGctaattttctgcattttttcttttaaaatattgaatcagCTGCAAGAACTACAAGAGATTAGCACTTATAGCTTTAACTGCATACAGTGCATTTCTCCTCTTATGGTTAATGTATACTGTAGATTGTCCCCgttttaaataacataaatagtCATATACGGGTTGACGTATTGAGAACTGACGCTATATAAAATGTCTCCTAGAAgtaatttttctataaaaaaaaaaacaagctattCCTCAGCCTAGAGATCAAGCATTGAATCAGatttacacaaattaaaattaagagaaagcagaaacatataaactaattttgttacatttttgttgcaaatCTTCCTTTGTATTctggattaaaataataaaccaaaatgcTCTGCAAAGGTTTAACACGTTTTATTCTGCCAGGATGAATTCTCAGTTCATTCTTGGAGTAGTTTTGGGACTACTGAGAAGCTCATACAATGGCGTATTAGGGTTGTtgtaaagggaaaaaaggagtacgtttctgcaaaaaaatattaataaaataaatcaaacaatttctagaaaaagcaaggaaatttttagattaatctcatacattttctagaaaaaacatggacatttctgagtttcaaatctcaaaaatgttactttttttacACAGTACCAAAACTGGAATAGTTTTTCTCCCTTCGCAAATAAAATCAGCgttcactaaatatttaatttgcttatgaaaaaaaagacagaagtaaAAGCGACCAAACTCCAAATGAAAACTTTGACTTTCAGAAAGTCTTGAAAACTGCTGACAAAGTCcagtacaaaaaatatgacatttggaggggaaacaaaacattaagtgtggatttaaaactttgaattttgTATCTGTAGGCGTTTTCCTGTTCTTGTAAGACTGTAGAACTATTAATCATAAccatttttacagattaaaaggGAAAACAAGATTTTGTTGAGTTGTCATGACCTCCTCATTAAAACTTGAAGTTTATTTTCACCAGTTTTGTACTTCTGACCGTAACAGTACATGAGGTTTAAACTATTTCAAAACCCAGCCGTATTTCTGAACTTATTTGTCCTACCAACAAAATCTGAGTTTAAAAGTCTGTTaatacacatattttaaaaagcataccTGCTTTAGCATAACCTATGACTCCTCCTGCTAACACAAACAGAGCATAACCGAACCCAATCCAATCCATGAAGTCCAGTTAAAGCAGCTAATCCcgaacagagaaacaaaacctcGCAAGGTTTTGATAGTCTTGTATAAACTAATCTTATATAAAGCGAATACAGACAGTTTCTCTTTATTCGCAAACTGCCCTTAGCTTTAAAAATGCGTAAAAACGCTTAGAACACGTACTATTACACTAAATTCTTGCCTAGTTTAGTTTCAAAACACTTCCGCCTAAACGGAAGTTGGTCGCTTTCGAAATAAAAGCTGACAGACTGAATTAATTCCGTAACTGTAAACTTCGTTAACaatttggatttaataaaatattaaattaaaaaccaaataaattaatgttcatATAAGATATTTTAAGCAAACCGTATAGAgctaatgaaacattttatccTCAAAGGAAGCCACTTCCACCTCCACGGAAGTTagcaactttcaaaataaaagatctaaTAGATTGCACTCATTTAGAAACTAATCGTGTCCAAACtaatattataattaaaatatattgctACAAAaggtgtttatatttataaagaaaggTGGTAGTTGTGTGTAGGTACCAAAAATAGGTATAACTTTAaaggacaaaaattaaaacaaaaaagaacaaaaaatacacaataaatctAACCAAATCTGGCAACTTCAAGATGCAAATATTTGTATGGCACAGCAAGATGACATAAAAGCATGAATGggttaagaatattttttattgtttgacagTCTTTTTTCcgccatttttcttcttctttttgggtTTGCTCTCATCCTCTACAATTACTTTTTCTGTTATCTCTCGAACTCTCTTCTTCTTTGCAAGTTCCTGAGCAAGTTCTGAGGACAgtaatagagagaaaaaaatgccaTCATGTTTAAGTGTTAACAACAAGTAGTCCATAAAGTGAGATGAAAGCTGGACTCCACCTTCAGATGTTGCTGCTTTAGACGGACCATCAGATATCGGCTGCACTGGCCTCCACACGGCGAGGCATGTCAGTCTAGCTGTTGTGTTCACTTCCCCCAGTAGAACAGGAGGCTCCAGCTCCTGATCACCACCAGAAATAGTCGTATAAAATATACTTACCAAACCGTTTACATTAGCATTCATGTCTTTAATACTCTGTCAGACCCACttttatcaataaaacacagataaCATAAAATTTCGCAAAGTTGAAACACATGGAGAGACTTCCTGCACCGTTTTCTGTAGCTCACACCAGTTTTTCTATAAGACTTAGGTCTAATGGAAGATGGGTTGGACCTATATTCGGTGAactgtaactgtttttttttctattaagaGATCTGAAGTTGactaatttttagttttatggtAAAGTCTACCATAAATGTCTTGGTATTTCAAACTAAATCAATGTTTACGATGGTTTTTACATTAACGACATTCCCAAGGCTGTTGGACAATGTAGAGATTTTAAGTTGGGAAGCcatttttttgtaatcttttctcgatttatgaaaattaaaacatcaacCTTACTTGAATGGCatgtttttctcacttttctgttttgaagaacTAAAAGAAATGAGTtagtaataaaatacattaataaatataGTTAGTAGGTCACTATATTTGTACCAAGTGAAACAAGTCGTCTTAAGAGTAATAACGACAAGTTTTAgaaaatcagattaatttaaCCAAATAAATGTACCAAAAATAATGGTTGCAATTTCCAAAAAATAG
This is a stretch of genomic DNA from Gambusia affinis linkage group LG12, SWU_Gaff_1.0, whole genome shotgun sequence. It encodes these proteins:
- the LOC122840939 gene encoding transmembrane protein 14C-like, whose protein sequence is MDWIGFGYALFVLAGGVIGYAKAGSITSLVAGIVCGLAAAVGVYLTSRNPRNVWLSLGTAGTLAVVMGLRFVNSWKFMPSGLMTLASVLMLTKIIFGMLKLRQHKS